From Granulicella sp. WH15, the proteins below share one genomic window:
- a CDS encoding leucyl aminopeptidase, translated as MDTRLVFQDAATLATPMLTVFAVDSSTGKDSDPLPTLLTASSAITSAVSALLATGEFKSGLCETLLVHAPAGLAAQRLLLIGLGKAGSLTVDELRKGAGAAVRFAKPRVIRDLAIVFPEPLTLPAQLSARVLAEGAELAERDYDTYKSEPKDKSVHSVTLIAGANNQAAIEAGFAEGLILANGQNFARSLVNEPGNILPPTTLAARTKAMCDEVGLHCEVFSTAKLEELKMGAFLAVAQGSEQPPALIVMTYTPAAPQVEGAPVIGLVGKGITFDTGGISLKPADNMEKMKYDMAGSAAMIGAMRAIAQLKPNVKVVSVICSAENMPDGKAYRPGDVLTAMSGKTIEVINTDAEGRLVLADGLHYAKTLGCTHLIDAATLTGACVVALGNHFAGLFANDEATWQNFQSATPISGEKFWRLPISPEYREQINSAIADMTNTGGRGGGACTAAALLHEFVGDTPWIHLDIAGVAWNDEQKPWIAKGPTGMAVRSIVEWVRTYSQAN; from the coding sequence ATGGACACCAGACTGGTCTTTCAGGACGCCGCCACCCTCGCCACCCCCATGCTTACGGTCTTCGCAGTCGATAGCTCCACCGGCAAGGACTCCGACCCACTCCCCACGCTCCTGACCGCCTCCAGCGCCATTACCTCCGCCGTCTCTGCCCTGCTGGCCACCGGCGAGTTCAAATCCGGCCTCTGCGAGACGCTCCTCGTCCACGCGCCCGCCGGTCTCGCGGCCCAGCGCCTCCTCCTCATCGGCCTCGGCAAGGCCGGTTCGCTCACGGTAGACGAGCTGCGCAAGGGCGCAGGAGCCGCCGTCCGCTTCGCCAAGCCCCGCGTCATCCGCGACCTCGCCATCGTCTTCCCCGAACCTCTGACGCTGCCCGCACAGCTCTCCGCCCGTGTGTTAGCCGAAGGAGCCGAACTGGCCGAGCGCGACTACGACACCTACAAGAGCGAACCGAAGGACAAGTCGGTCCACTCCGTAACCCTCATCGCCGGAGCCAACAATCAGGCCGCAATCGAGGCCGGATTCGCTGAGGGCCTCATCCTCGCCAACGGCCAGAACTTCGCCCGCTCACTGGTCAACGAGCCGGGCAACATCCTGCCGCCGACCACTCTCGCAGCCCGCACCAAGGCCATGTGCGACGAGGTCGGCCTCCACTGCGAGGTCTTCTCCACGGCCAAGCTCGAAGAGCTGAAGATGGGCGCGTTTCTCGCCGTAGCGCAGGGTTCGGAGCAGCCCCCGGCCCTTATCGTGATGACCTACACGCCCGCAGCCCCGCAGGTTGAAGGAGCGCCCGTCATCGGCCTCGTCGGCAAGGGCATCACCTTCGACACCGGCGGCATCTCCCTGAAGCCTGCCGACAACATGGAGAAGATGAAGTACGACATGGCCGGTTCCGCCGCCATGATCGGGGCGATGCGCGCCATCGCCCAGCTCAAGCCCAACGTGAAGGTCGTCAGCGTCATCTGCTCGGCCGAGAACATGCCCGACGGCAAGGCCTACCGTCCCGGCGACGTGCTCACCGCCATGAGCGGCAAGACCATCGAGGTCATCAACACCGACGCCGAGGGCCGCCTGGTCCTGGCTGATGGCCTCCACTACGCCAAGACCCTTGGCTGCACCCACCTCATTGACGCCGCCACCCTCACCGGAGCCTGCGTCGTCGCGCTCGGCAACCACTTCGCCGGACTCTTCGCCAACGACGAGGCGACGTGGCAGAACTTCCAATCCGCCACCCCCATCTCGGGCGAGAAGTTCTGGCGCCTGCCCATCTCGCCCGAGTACCGCGAGCAGATCAACAGCGCCATCGCCGACATGACCAACACCGGTGGACGCGGCGGCGGAGCCTGCACCGCCGCCGCCCTGCTGCACGAGTTCGTCGGCGACACCCCCTGGATTCACCTCGACATCGCCGGAGTCGCGTGGAACGACGAGCAGAAGCCGTGGATCGCCAAAGGCCCGACCGGCATGGCCGTCCGCTCCATTGTCGAGTGGGTCCGGACCTACAGCCAGGCCAACTGA
- a CDS encoding response regulator encodes MRLEDATVLLVDDLPTLRELFALWLTRCGCAVLTAKDGAEAIRLLTTQRVDAILSDISMPVMDGVTLAVCIRALQLTTPLLLFSGGELEAAELQRIRALGIETILTKPINRQALIAELERVLSS; translated from the coding sequence ATGAGACTCGAAGATGCGACGGTGCTTCTCGTCGATGATCTCCCGACTCTGCGCGAGCTGTTCGCCCTCTGGCTCACCCGTTGCGGATGCGCCGTCCTTACCGCGAAGGACGGCGCCGAGGCCATCCGGCTCCTGACAACGCAGCGGGTGGACGCCATTCTCAGCGACATCAGTATGCCCGTCATGGATGGGGTCACTCTCGCTGTCTGCATCCGCGCACTCCAACTGACGACGCCACTGCTGCTTTTCTCGGGCGGCGAGCTTGAGGCCGCCGAACTCCAGCGCATCCGTGCCCTGGGAATCGAGACCATCCTCACCAAGCCGATCAACCGTCAGGCCCTCATCGCAGAGCTGGAGCGCGTTCTAAGCTCCTAA
- a CDS encoding DALR anticodon-binding domain-containing protein: MYRTVQQSLLLRIQAILLAQYGVELSQLAIEQPPNVALGELALPVAFELAKRLRKAPRAIATELAEALRADLASVPGVAAVEIAGAGYLNIKLDRAATVVRLAADEHAEIGGSGFRLVEHTSINPNKAAHIGHLRNAILGDTFQRLLRPDAYKRGYEVGVQNYIDNTGVQVADVVVGFTKLLGMNLDDVRGLLTELIETNQRLDFYCWDLYARVSQWYTADAAEAAARKQVRLDTLHALETGGNEIAEIAELISTGVLRRHLETMLRLGIEYDFLPRESEILTLHFWDAARELMIEKGVLYQETEGKNKGCWVMKRANGEEAASDGPDEDAKVIVRSNGTVTYVGKDIAYHLWKFGLLEGKDFGYEPFKEYPEHTCWISTPSGVPDHPVFARADYVYNVIDSSQSDPQNNVIAALRGMGFTEAADHYTHFSYEKVALTPRCAIELGYTIAEEDKARPFIEVSGRKGLGVKADDLLDRLTAAAKTEVDARHPELDEAERLLTATQIAVGALRYFMLRFNRNTIIAFDFKDALSFEGETGPYVQYAIVRAANIFRKSGTTQEEALAAVAGLPGLAGMLDAEEGGGLWETWLMASRLTTVIELCIATAEPAHLAKYAFQMAQQFNNFYHRYHVLNETDEARRALLLATAAVARREMVRALGYLGIEAPAVM, encoded by the coding sequence ATGTATCGCACAGTTCAGCAGTCTCTTCTTCTTCGCATCCAGGCAATTTTGCTCGCTCAGTACGGGGTCGAGCTGTCGCAGCTCGCCATCGAGCAGCCGCCTAACGTCGCGCTCGGCGAACTGGCGCTGCCCGTGGCCTTCGAGTTGGCCAAGCGGCTGCGCAAGGCTCCGCGGGCGATTGCGACGGAGCTGGCCGAGGCGCTGCGGGCCGATCTGGCCAGTGTGCCGGGTGTGGCTGCGGTCGAGATCGCGGGTGCGGGCTATCTGAACATCAAGCTGGACCGCGCGGCCACGGTGGTGCGTCTGGCCGCCGATGAGCACGCCGAGATCGGCGGGTCGGGCTTCCGGCTGGTCGAGCATACGAGCATCAACCCCAACAAGGCCGCGCACATCGGCCACCTGCGCAACGCTATTTTGGGCGACACCTTCCAGCGCCTGTTGCGGCCCGATGCCTACAAGCGCGGCTACGAGGTCGGGGTGCAGAACTACATCGACAACACCGGCGTGCAGGTGGCCGATGTTGTTGTTGGATTTACGAAGCTGCTAGGGATGAATCTCGACGATGTGCGCGGGCTTCTGACCGAGCTGATCGAGACCAATCAGCGGCTCGACTTCTACTGCTGGGATCTGTACGCGCGGGTCTCGCAGTGGTACACGGCGGATGCGGCTGAGGCTGCGGCGCGTAAGCAGGTGCGGCTGGATACGCTGCACGCGCTCGAGACCGGCGGCAACGAGATCGCCGAGATTGCGGAGCTGATCTCGACCGGAGTGCTTCGGCGTCATCTTGAGACCATGCTGCGGCTGGGGATCGAGTACGACTTTTTGCCGCGCGAGTCGGAGATTCTGACGCTGCACTTCTGGGATGCGGCGCGGGAGCTGATGATCGAGAAGGGCGTGCTGTACCAGGAGACCGAGGGTAAGAACAAGGGCTGCTGGGTGATGAAGCGGGCCAACGGCGAAGAGGCCGCGAGCGACGGGCCGGACGAGGATGCGAAGGTGATCGTGCGCTCGAACGGCACGGTGACGTATGTCGGGAAGGACATTGCGTATCACCTCTGGAAGTTCGGGCTGCTCGAGGGCAAGGACTTCGGGTACGAGCCGTTCAAGGAGTATCCGGAGCATACGTGCTGGATTTCCACGCCGAGCGGAGTGCCGGATCATCCCGTGTTTGCGCGGGCGGATTATGTTTATAACGTCATCGACTCCAGCCAGTCGGACCCTCAGAACAACGTGATCGCCGCGCTGCGGGGGATGGGGTTCACCGAAGCTGCCGATCACTACACGCACTTCTCGTACGAGAAGGTGGCGCTGACGCCGCGTTGCGCGATCGAACTGGGGTACACGATTGCGGAAGAGGATAAGGCTCGGCCGTTCATCGAGGTGAGCGGGCGCAAGGGCCTGGGCGTGAAGGCCGACGATCTGTTGGATCGGCTGACCGCAGCGGCGAAGACCGAGGTGGACGCGCGGCATCCGGAGCTGGACGAGGCCGAGCGGCTGCTGACGGCGACGCAGATTGCCGTGGGTGCGCTGCGTTATTTTATGCTGCGATTCAACCGGAACACGATCATAGCGTTCGACTTCAAGGATGCGTTGAGCTTTGAGGGCGAGACCGGGCCGTATGTGCAGTATGCGATTGTGAGGGCGGCGAATATCTTCCGTAAGTCCGGGACTACGCAGGAGGAGGCTCTGGCGGCGGTTGCGGGGCTGCCGGGGTTGGCCGGGATGCTCGATGCGGAAGAGGGCGGCGGGTTGTGGGAGACGTGGCTGATGGCCTCGCGGCTGACCACTGTGATCGAGCTTTGCATCGCCACGGCGGAGCCTGCACACCTGGCCAAGTATGCGTTCCAGATGGCGCAGCAGTTCAATAACTTCTACCACCGGTATCACGTTCTGAATGAGACGGATGAGGCTCGGAGGGCGTTGCTGCTGGCTACGGCGGCGGTGGCTCGGCGGGAGATGGTTCGGGCGCTGGGGTATCTGGGGATTGAGGCTCCGGCAGTGATGTAG